Proteins from one Setaria italica strain Yugu1 chromosome V, Setaria_italica_v2.0, whole genome shotgun sequence genomic window:
- the LOC101775288 gene encoding uncharacterized protein LOC101775288 — MAAGRLYRPKAKSFWILVRRLILRRGHRPPAPGGAEEDRREERTGLLSRSSLEQLLVTDGGAPGDDDVRRCAKKHGQPVAVLLPRPEAAAVSAAAAVGGRDGAAVHRRFVFGGFRRRLLMRRPWRPVLVAIPE; from the coding sequence ATGGCAGCAGGGAGGCTCTACCGGCCGAAGGCCAAGAGCTTCTGGATCCTGGTGCGccgcctcatcctccgcaggGGTCACagaccgccggcgccgggtggcgcggaggaggaccggagggaggagaggaccgGCCTCCTCAGCAGAAGCTCTCTGGAGCAGCTCCTGGTCACGGACGGCGGCGCTCCCGGGGATGACGATGTCCGCCGGTGCGCCAAGAAGCACGGCCAGCCGGTGGCAGTGCTGCTGCCTCGgccagaggcggcggcggtgtcggcggcagcggcagtcGGAGGCCGTGACGGCGCGGCCGTGCACCGGCGGTTCGTGTTCGGCGGGTTCCGACGGCGGCTGCTCAtgaggcggccgtggcggccggTGCTCGTCGCGATCCCGGAGTGA